The Daucus carota subsp. sativus chromosome 9, DH1 v3.0, whole genome shotgun sequence genome window below encodes:
- the LOC108202589 gene encoding uncharacterized protein LOC108202589: MDAMDIDQVVEVPDTPDRLASQNINGKNCIRRERYVSSMANLIENADTSAAGLQGVPRNNKRATKSESRSMFIPPRHDSTKNELQGNLININSENALASRGPFRSRRTAVDHTFNHRGKSNFHPEYMGKGKALSSPNSEMAGCQGHVKVLDLTDEDDHLRTYQKFVTGSSQSKEHRKEMADKSVSPLPIVEDSHVGKINDNPRTSHRTSCQKKLVRNGCISPLNVAKAKLTAQRQNNTFLHSHQNDSGASRDSMAEVKDACRVERYGCVSPSNVSKAKQLAQTQNNTFLHPYQDDYGSSREPTAEDKHSHRVKGKGLLTHSGLLMESEAKARPLPGRVLAGKVDGASHANKAACVRSEGSSGWISTREHTRRSNPSLSDEEPLLFHRTDDPCNVNKLPRTVVARRDNKEGNITRKHSVSSQNASAAPISQTVSQKHQGGRLNDHPDSSNTVIKRQRQGSSRSHQGESSSSATSNSEFLVLGSSGEPSNARSVRTQNSHAARSFKPIIDIDEFSPETRSNGPCNIDRSSVSASDIRDRQLEADEILARELQEQLYNESNVAADREIDEHVALALQQEISQHAFASRSQHVPHPRSSSISNSHRENMLRSSQNSSTQRVTQPRGPTTNRMARLRSRFPGQPRTISSRQRNVVFPPNMDVDMRMHILEALEAFNDMGMAGSLLQAQRDFNENDYEMLLALDENNHQHGGASAAQINALPESTVQTDNLEECSICLETPSIGDTIRHLPCLHKFHKDCIDEWVRRRTTCPICKSSVT, translated from the exons ATGGATGCCATGGATATTGATCAGGTTGTGGAGGTTCCTGATACCCCAGATAGATTAGCATCCCAAAATATTAATGGGAAAAATTGTATAAGACGagagagatatgtatcatccaTGGCCAATCTTATTGAAAATGCTGATACGTctgctgctgggttacaaggtGTGCCAAGAAACAATAAACGGGCGACTAAAAGTGAGAGCAGAAGTATGTTTATTCCTCCTAGACATGATTCCACCAAAAATGAGCTTCAAGGGAATCTTATTAATATCAATTCAGAAAATGCACTTGCTTCTAGGGGTCCGTTCAGATCGAGGAGAACTGCAGTTGATCATACATTCAATCATCGGGGAAAAAGTAACTTTCATCCGGAATACATGGGAAAAGGAAAAGCTCTTTCTAGTCCTAATTCCGAGATGGCTGGATGCCAAGGACATGTTAAGGTACTTGATCTGACCGACGAAGATGACCATTTAAGAACATATCAGAAATTCGTCACAGGAAGTAGTCAATCGAAAGAACATAGAAAAGAAATGGCAGACAAGAGCGTTTCACCTCTGCCTATTGTAGAAGATTCTCATGTTGGGAAAATAAATGACAACCCGAGGACTTCACACAGAACCAGTTGTCAGAAAAAATTGGTTAGAAATGGATGTATATCTCCACTTAACGTAGCAAAGGCTAAGCTGACTGCACAGAGACAGAATAATACTTTTCTGCATTCCCACCAGAATGATTCCGGAGCTAGTAGGGATTCAATGGCTGAAGTCAAGGATGCTTGTCGAGTCGAGCGATATGGATGTGTATCTCCATCTAATGTATCAAAGGCTAAACAACTGGCTCAGACACAGAATAATACTTTTCTGCACCCTTACCAAGATGATTATGGATCTAGTAGGGAACCAACAGCTGAAGACAAGCATTCTCATCGAGTCAAGGGAAAGGGATTACTAACCCATAGCGGATTGTTAATGGAATCTGAGGCAAAAGCAAGGCCTTTACCTGGAAG GGTTCTTGCTGGTAAGGTAGACGGAGCTAGTCATGCCAACAAGGCTGCTTGTGTGCGCTCCGAAGGATCAAGTGGATGGATAAGTACACGTGAGCATACCAGAAGATCGAATCCTTCCTTGTCTGATGAAGAACCTCTTCTTTTCCACAGAACAGATGATCCATGTAACGTGAATAAGTTACCTAGGACTGTAGTGGCCAGAAGGGATAATAAAGAGGGGAATATTACAAGAAAACACTCAGTCTCATCCCAGAATGCGTCTGCGGCACCTATATCCCAGACAGTATCCCAAAAGCATCAGGGAGGCAGATTGAATGATCATCCTGATTCTTCAAACACAGTGATTAAAAGACAGAGGCAGGGTTCCTCTAGGAGTCATCAAGGTGAATCTTCGTCATCAGCAACATCTAACTCTGAATTTTTGGTTCTTGGGTCATCAGGAGAACCATCAAATGCAAGATCGGTTAGGACACAAAATAGCCACGCAGCACGCAGTTTTAAGCCAATTATTGATATTGATGAATTTTCCCCTGAAACAAGAAGCAACGGCCCATGCAACATAGATCGCAGTAGTGTAAGTGCGTCAGATATTAGGGATAGACAGCTGGAAGCAGATGAAATTTTGGCTAGGGAGCTTCAGGAAcaactatataatgaatcaaatGTTGCAGCAGATCGTGAG ATCGATGAACACGTTGCACTGGCGCTGCAGCAGGAGATTTCACAGCATGCTTTTGCTAGTAGAAGCCAGCATGTGCCTCATCCT AGAAGCTCGTCCATATCTAACTCACATAGAGAAAATATGTTAAGGTCTTCTCAAAATTCTTCCACCCAGAGAGTAACCCAGCCTCGAGGTCCTACCACTAATAGAATGGCACGGCTGAGAAGTCGTTTTCCAGGACAACCTCGCACAATATCATCTAGACAAAGAAATGTCGTGTTTCCTCCCAACATGGATGTTGACATG AGAATGCATATACTGGAAGCACTAGAGGCCTTCAATGATATGGGAATGGCTGGCAGTCTCCTTCAAGCTCAGCGTGATTTTAACGA AAACGATTATGAAATGTTATTGGCTCTTGATGAGAACAATCATCAACATGGCGGTGCATCTGCGGCTCAGATTAATGCTTTGCCAGAATCGACAGTTCAG ACTGATAATCTTGAAGAGTGTTCAATTTGTCTTGAAACTCCAAGCATTGGGGACACCATACGCCATCTTCCCTGTCTGCACAAATTTCACAAAGAT TGCATTGATGAATGGGTCCGAAGAAGAACAACGTGTCCAATTTGCAAGTCGTCCGTCACCTGA